In Streptomyces sp. HUAS ZL42, the DNA window GAAAGACGCGGTCGCCACCGCGATCGGCGGTCGGGCACCACACCCCACACCGGGATGGGACTCGCCTCGCCCGGTGATGTCGTGATCAGAATGCACCAGCTGACGGGCCGTCGGAATCGGTGGAAGCACGCATCCGTAGAACTACCTATAGAGCGCATCGCTCGCCGCGATCGCCGCCCAGCCCCGGGACTGCCATGTGACGACTGCCCCAGAAGTGCTGTACGAATCTTGGTCAACGCAGTTCGGCATCCGCCCTCGGTACGAAGCCGCGGGGAACGATGCGGACGGCAGCACCGGGCGGCAGGTGAGCGCGTACTTTGGCCGAATTCCACGACAGGCCCGGCAGACTCGCGGAGCGTGTGCCGTTCGTCAGCGGAGAAGCGGAACTCAGCCGGCTCGGCGCGGTCCTGGAACGCGTGGGAAAGGACGGGCCGGCAGTGAGGAGGTGGCCACGCCGGCAGGTCCGGGGCCCGTCGCTGCAACCCGCGCCCGGCCTTTCCGCCGACCTCTACAGCCTGTGCGCCACCGTCTTCCACCTCGTGACGGGCACCGACCCACTGCGATCCTCGGAAGCACACCGTCATCCGGCATGATTGCAGGCATGATCACTGTTCATCTGAAGTACGAGATCGACCCCGACAAGCTCGAGGACTTCGAGGAATACGGTCGCCGCTGGGTCCGGCTCGTCGACCGTTTCGGCGGGACGCACCACGGCTACTTCCTGCCGAGTGAGGGCGACAGCGACATCGCCTACGCCCTGTTCTCCTTTCCCAGCCTGGCCGCGTACGAGCAGTACCGCACGGACAGCATGTCCGACCCGGAGTGCCGGGAAGCGTTCGAACTCGCCCGTGAGACCCGCTGCATCAGACGGTACGAGCGCCGCTTCCTGCGACCGCTCGACGGCGTGTCCTAGGCCGGCCGAGGGCGCGGGGTGCGGTCCTGCCGCGTGGCTGTGCGCAGCGCTGCGATGACGGCCGTGGTCGTCGGGTTCGCGGTCTCGGTGTGACGCGTCGCGGCGAACAGCAGGCGCAGGATCGGGAGATCCTCGATGGGCGCCGTGCGGATTCCGGGCGTGGCCGGGTCGATGGCGGTCCGGGGGACGAGCGCGGTGGCGAGGCCGGCCCGACGCCCGTGCAGGCGGCGGCACTTGAGGCGACCCTGCATGCCTGCAACGAGGCCGCCACTGCCGCCCACGTCGCCTTCGAGGAGAAGGCGGCCAAACCCCCGGCCCTGCGCAAGCACACCTATCAGCAGATCAAGACCCGGTGGAATCTGGGTGCGCAGGCCGCCCAGCACGCGATCAAGAAGACCTGCGACGCCTACACCACGCTGCGCGCCAACCTCCGTAACGGAAACTACGGCAAGCCCGGCTCCAAGCGTTACGAGAGGGCGGCCGGCAAGCCGGTCACCTTCCGCGCGGACGCCGCGCAGCCTTATGACGACCGGATGCTGTCCTGGCAGCACAAGCAGCGCACGGTGTCGATCTGGACCACGGCCGGGCGGATGAAGAACGTCGCGTTCACCGGCGAGCCGGGGCAGCTGGCGGTGGTGGCTGCGCACCGCAAAGGTGAGTCCGATCTGCTGTGCCGGGGCGGGCAGTGGTATCTGCTGGTGACCTGCGACATCGCCGAGGCCGAGGGGAACGCACACCCGGTGGGGTTCGTCGGGGTGGACTTGGGCATCGTCAACATCGCCACCACCTCCACCGGCAAGCGGCACAGCGGACGCCGCCTGAACCGGCGCCGTGAAGCAGACCGGGAGCTGCGCACCAAGCTGCAGCAGCAGAACACCAAGTCCGCCAAGCGGCGGGCGAGGAAGCACGCGGGCAAGGAGAAACGCCGGGCCCGCGACATCAACCACAAGATCAGCAAGCGCATCGTGGTGGAGGCGAATGGGGGTACCTCCCGCGCGAGCGAAGCCGAGCGTGGGGGAGCACCGGTCGCGGAATCGCCCTGGAAGACCTGACGGGCATCCGCGAACGGGCACGGCTGAGAAAGCCCCAGCGCGTCACGCTGCACTCCTGGTCGTTTCACCAGCTCGACGCGTTCATCGCCTACAAGGCGAAACGCGCCGGGGTCCCGGTGGTGTACGTAGATCCGGCGTACACCAGCCGGGAATGCTCCCGCTGTCACCACATCGAGAAGGCCAACCGGCCCTCCCAGGCCGTGTTCGTCTGCCGGTCGTGCGGCTTCGCTGAGCACGCCGACCGTAACGCGTCCCACAACATCAGCCACCGCGGCTGGTGCGCGTGGGTCCGCGGGGCCGAGTCACAGGCCCCTGCCCTCACCCTCATCGCCTGACCGGCGACACCATCGAGTGTGAGAGCTGGACGCAGCCGGGACCACCGAAGCCATCGGTGAACCCGAGCAGCAAGCCCGTCGTTCTAGCGACGGGTAGTTGACAGAAACGTCGCCCTGCCAGGGCCTTCCTCGACGAAGCTGCGCATCCCCCGCTCGCGGTCCTCCGTCGCGAACAGGCCCGCGAACCAGTTGCGTTCGATGGTGAGACCGGTGTCGATGTCGGCCTCCAGGCCCTGGTCGATCGACTCCTTGGCGGCTCGCAAGGCGAGTGCCGGGCCCCTCGCCAGCCGGGCGGCCCAGGCGTGCGCCTGCTCGTACACCTCGGCGGCCGGGACCACGAGGTCGACCAGGCCGATCCGAAGGGCCTCGTCGGCCTTGACCATCCGGCCGGTGAAGACGAGGTCCTTGGCCTTGGAGGGGCCCACGAGCCGGGACAGGCGCTGGGTGCCGCCCGCGCCGGGGATCAGGCCGAGCAGGATCTCGGGCTGGCCGAGCCTGGAGTTGTCGGCGGCGATCCGGTAGTCGGCGCACAGGGCCAGTTCGCAGCCGCCGCCGAGCGCGTAACCGGTGATCGCGGCGACGACCGGCTTGGGGATGCGGGCGACGGCGGTGAACGCTTCCTGAAGCGGGCGCGAGCGCCTGACCATTCCCGCGTGGTCGAGGAGTTGCATCTCCTTGATGTCCGCGCCGGCCGCGAACACTTTCTCGCCGCCGTACAGGATCACCGCTCGGACGTCGTCGCGCTCGGTCACCTCCGCGGCGAGCTCGCCGAGCCGGTCCTGGGTGGCGATGTCGAGGGCGTTCATCGGCGGGCGGTCGAGGCGGATCGTGCCGACGCCCTCGGCGACTTCCAGGTGCACGGACATGGGCTTCCTCAGCTGTCGAAGTCGACGGTCAGCGTCTTGGAGACGGGGAAGGTCTGGCAGGTCAGCACATAGCCGGCCTCGACCTCGGCGGCTTCGAGGGCGAAGTTGCGGCGCATGTCGGCCTCGCCCTCGGTGACCAGGGCGCGGCAGGTACCGCACACGCCGCCCTTGCAGGCGAAGGGCAGGTCGGGGCGCATCTTCTGGGCACCGTCCAGCACCGTGGCCGCGCGTGGCAGCGCGGCGGTGGTGGACCGGCCGTCGAGCGTGATGGTGACCTGGCTGACCGGGCCCTCGGCAGCGGCTTCCTCGTGCCGCCGCGTCTGCCGCACCGGCGCGTCGTCCGCGTAGAACAGCTCCTGGTGGACACGAGTGTCGGGCACCCCCAGGCCGGCCAGGACCCGCTGGGCGTCGCGGACCATGCCGTGGGGCCCGCACAGCCACCAGTGGTCCGCGGCGCTGACGTCGACCAGCCCGCCGATGAGGGCGGAGAGGCGGTCGGCGTCCAGGCGGCCGGAGAGCACCTCGGCCTCGCGGGGCTCGCGGGAGAGGACGTGGGCGAGCTGGAAGCGCCCCGCGTGGAGGTCCTTCAGGTCGGCGAGTTCGTCGGCGAACATGACCGAGCCGGTACGGCGGTTGCCGTACAACAGCGTGACCCGCGAGCGGTCGTCGGCGGCGAGGACCGACTCGGCGATGGAGAGCATGGGGGTGATGCCGGACCCCGCGGCGACGAGGACGTGATGGCCGGGTGCGGTGAGGTCGGGAGTGAAGGCACCGGTCGGGGCCATCACCTCCAGGGTGTCGCCGGGCCGTACGTCGTGGACCAGCCAGGAGGAGAACAGCCCGCCGGGCACTTCGCGCACCCCGATGCGCGGCCGTGCGCCCACCGGGGAGCAGATCGAGTAGGTACGCCGCTCGTCCCGCCCGTCGACCTCGCGGCGCAGGGTGAGCGACTGGCCCGGGGTGAAGGCGAACTCCTCGGCCAGGTGGGCGGGGATGTCGAAGCCGACCGCGACCGCGTCCGCGCACAGCCGCTGCACGGCGGTCACGCGCAGGTGGTGGAAGGCCGGGCGGCGTCGCCGCACGGATGTGGGGGCGGAGGTGCCGGGTGGCAGCAGGTCCTCCATCAGATCTCCTTGACGTACTCGAAGGGTTCGCGGCAGGCGCGGCAGCGCCACAGCGCCTTGCAGGAGGTGGCGCCGAAGCGGGAGGTCTCCTCCGTGTCCCCCGAGCCGCACCGGGGGCACGGAACCGCGGGGCGGGTGGGGGACAGTGTCAGCGGCACCGGGCCGGGGGCGGTCCGCGGCGCCGGTCCGGGCGGCGCGATGCCGTGCTCGGCGAGGGTGCGGCGGCCGCTGGGTGTGATCCAGTCCGTGGTCCAGGGCGGATCGAGCACCGTGCGCACCCGGACATGCGCGTATCCGGCGGCTGTGAGGCGCGCGGCCACTTCGGCGCGCATCTCGGCCATGGCCGGGCAGCCGGAGTAGGTCGGGGTGAGGCTGACGACGACCGTCCCGTCCTCACCGACCTCGACACCCCGCAGCACGCCGAGGTCCGCCAGGGTGAGCATGGGCAACTCGGGATCCGGCACGCACTCGGCGATGTGCCGGGCGCGGCGCACGTCCGTCAGTACGGTCACCATGCCGCCTCCGGGTGGGCGCGGGCCACGCTCTGCAGCTCGGCCAGCAGTGGAGCGAGGTGCTCGGTGTGCTCGCCGTCGCGGCCGGCGCCGGGCAGCGGCCGGTACACCGGCAGGGGCACTGCGGCCGCCTTCGTGACCTGCTCCAGCACCGCCCCGACTTCGTCCCGGACGTCGTATGCGGTGAACAGCTCGTCCAGGTACGGCGCGACCTGCTCCAGCGCGTCCCGCATCCGGCGATGGGACTCGGCGGTGCCGTCGCCGAGGCGGACGACCCATTCGGCGGCGTACTGCCGGTGATACGTGAGTTCCTTGACCCCCTTGGCGGCGATCGCGGCGAGCACCGGGTCGTCGGAGGCGGTGAGCCGCTCGAAGTGAGCGAGCCTCCATGCGGAGAGCACCAGCAGGCGTGCGACGCAGAACGCGAAGTCGCCGCCCGGGAGTTCGGCGAGGCGTACGTTGCGGAAGTCGTCGGCGTCGCGGAAGTAGGCGTAGGCGTCCTCGTCGCGGCCGGTGCCGTCGACCTGGCCGGCGCGGGAGTACAGCAGGCGGGCCTGGCCGAGCAGGTCGAGTCCGATGTTCGCCAGGGCCACCTCCTCCTCCAGTTCCGGGGCGCGGGTGGTCCACTCGGCCAGCCGTTGCGCCAGGACGAGGGCGTCGTCGGCCAACGCGACACAGACGGCGGCCAGTTCGCCGGTGTCGATGCCGTCGGGCACCGCGCTGTCCACGCCGTACAGCGGGTGCTCGAAGCCGGTGCCGTACGCCCAGCGGGTGTCGTCCTCGTGTCCCTCGGCCAGGATCGAGTGGACGTGGTCGTCGCTCATGCCCTGCTCCTCAGATGTGCGGGACGTCGTCGGGGATGTCGTAGAAGGTGGGGTGGCGGTACACCTTGTCGGCGCTGGGGGCGAAGAAGGGGTCCTTCTCGTCGCGGGTGGAGGCGGCGATGTGGTCGCTGCGCACCGCCCAGACGGACACGCCCTCGTTGCGCCGGGTGTACAGGTCACGTGCGTGGGTGAGGGCCATCCGGTCGTCGGCCGCGTGCAGCGAGCCCACGTGGACGTGGTTGAGCCCGCGCTTGCCGCGTACGAACACCTCGTACAGCGGCCAGTCGTTCCTCTCGGTGGTCATGCCACCGCTCCCTTCTCCGTACGGGCGGCCTGCTTGGCCGCGTGGGCGATGGCGGCCTCCCTGACCCAGGCGCCCTCTTCGTGTGCGGTCCGGCGTCGGGCGACGCGCTCGGCGTTGCAGGGCCCGTCGCCGGAGATCACCCTGGTCAACTCGGCCCAGTCGGGGGTGCCGAAGTCGTGGTGACCGCGCTCCTCGTTCCAGCGCAGTTCGGGGTCGGGCAGGGTGACGCCGAGCTTCTCGGCCTGCGGCACCGTCATGTCCACGAACCGCTGACGCAGCTCGTCGTTGCTGTGCCGCTTGATCTTCCAGGCCATGGACTGCGCGGAGTTGGGCGAGTTGTCGTCCGGCGGTCCGAACATCATCAGCGACGGCCACCACCAGCGGTTCACGGCGTCCTGGACCATCTCCCGCTGGGCGTCGGTGCCACGCATCATCGTCATCAGCAGCTCGTAGCCCTGCCGCTGGTGGAACGACTCCTCCTTGCAGATCCGTACCATCGAGCGCGCGTACGGCCCGTACGAACTGCGGCACAGCGGCACCTGGTTGCAGATGGCCGCGCCGTCCACGAACCAGCCGATCACCCCGACGTCGGCGAAGCTCAGCGTCGGGTAGTTGAAGATCGAGGAGTACTTCTGGCGGCCCTCGATCAGCCGGTTCGTCAGGTCCGCGCGATCGGCGCCCAGGGTCTCCGCCGCCGAGTACAGGTAGAGCCCGTGCCCGGCCTCGTCCTGGACCTTGGCGAACAGGATGGCCTTGCGGCGCAGCGACGGGGCCTTGGTGATCCACTCCCCCTCGGGCTGCATCCCGATGATCTCCGAGTGGGCGTGCTGCGCGATCTGCCGGATCAGCGTCCGGCGATAGCCGTCCGGCATCCAGTCGCGCGGCTCGATGCGCTGGTCGCGGGCGATCGTCGCGTCGAAGTGCTCCTGCAGCTCCGGCCCTGCGCAGCCCGCCGCCGACACGTTGACGTGTGACGCGGTCATCTGTCCCTACCTTCCCGACCGACCGACCGTTCGTTCGGTCGACATCATGGCTGAGCGTTCGTGTTCCGGCAAGTGCGGCAGCCGGGTCAGTGTCCGGTGAAGGACGGCTGCCGGCCCTCGAGGAAGGCCCGCACAGCAGCGCGGTGGTCCTCGGTCGTGCCCAGCCGCTCCTGGGTCGCCGCCTCGCGTTCCAGCACGACGGGCAAGGGTGCTCCGTTGGACCGCAGCAGTGCCTTGACCTCGGCATACGCGGCCGTGGGACCGGCGGCGAGACGCTGGGCGAGGGCCAGGCCCTCCGCGGCGGCGCCGCCGTCCGGCACGACGCTGTGGACGAGGCCCCACTGCTGCGCCGCTGCGGCGTCGAAGCGGTCGCCCAGCAGCATCAGGGCGGCGGCCCGCGACGGACCGACCGCCTGTGCCAGAGCCCCGCTCAGACCACTGTCGGCGGCCAGGCCGATCCCGGTGAACGCGGTCGAGAAGCGGGCACCGGCTCCCGCGACCCGCATATCGGCGCAGAGGGCGAGCCCGAGGCCGGCACCGACGCAGGCGCCCTCGACGGCCGCGACCACGGGCTGCGGCAGCGCGTGCAGTTCCTCGACGAGCGGGTTGTACTCGTCCCGCACGATGGCGAAGGCGGAGGCGGGCGCGCTCTCCAGGGCTCGGGCGTGCTCCTTGAGGTCCTGGCCGACGCAGAAGTGCCGGCCCTCGGCGGTCAGCAGCACCGCCCGGACGACGTCGCCTTCGCCGCGCACCCGGCGTACCGCGGCGATCAGCCCGGCGCGCAACGACACGTCCAGGGCGTTTCCCGCGGAGGGCCTTCGGAGTTCGATGACGGCAACGCCGCCGTCCAGGGTGTAGCCGACGCCGGGCCGCGTCTCGTCGGCCGGAGGCCGGCTCGTAGCGCTCATTCCCACGTGTAGAACCCCTTTCCGGTCTTGCGGCCGAGCTCGCCACGGGCAACCTTCTCGCGCAGCAGCCGGGGCGGGGCAAAGCGTTCGCCGAGCGTGGCGTGCAGGTGCTCCGCGATGGCGAGGCGTACGTCGAGCCCGACCAGGTCGGTCAGGCGCAGGGGCCCCATGGGGTGCTTGTAGCCGAGCCGCATGGCGTCGTCGATCGCATCCGGTTCCGCGACGCCCTCCTCGACCATGCGGATCGCCTCCAGGCCCAGGGCCAGGCCGAGGCGGCTGCTGGCGAAGCCGGGCGAGTCCTTGACGACGACGTCCTTCTTGCCGAGGCAGCGGGTCCAGCCGAGGGCCGCCTCGACGGTGTCGGCCCCGGTGCCGGGTGCGACGACGATCTCGACCAGTTCGGAGGCAGGCACGGGGTTGAAGAAGTGCATGCCCAGGAAGCGGTCGGGCCGGGTGAGGGCGGCGGCGAGATCGGTGACCGACAGGGAACTGGTGTTGCTGGCCAGTACCGTGCCGGGGCTCACCGCCTGCTCGGCGGCGGCGAGCAGCCGGGCCTTGAGCGCGGCGTCCTCGGGGACGGCCTCGACGACCAGGTCGGCGTGCGAGGGCAGGGCGTCGACGGACCGAACCGTCGTCACCCGGGCCAGCACCTCCTCCGTGGGCTCGGCGAGTGCGCCGCGTTCGGCCGCTCTTTTCAGCCCGGTGGCGACGCGGTCGAGTGCCGCGGTCGCGGCCTGCTCGCCGCTCTCCACGACGGTCACGGCCGAACCGGCCGTCGCGAAGGACAGTGCGATACCGGCGCCCATGCGGCCGCCGCCGATCACCCCGACGACTGCGGGTGCTGAGGTCATGCCCGGCTCCTCTTCTCCAGGAAGCGTGTCATGCGGTCCTTCTTGTCCTGTCCCTCGAACAGCACGGCCTGCGCCAGGTCGTCGGCGACCGGGTGGGCACCGGGTGAGTCGACGACGAGCTTCGTCAGCCGCAGGGCGGTGGCGGAGGAGCGGGCCATGCGGTCGAGCAGGGCATGCGCCTCCGCCAGCAGCTTGTCCGCCGGTACGACGTCGATGACCAGGCCCGCCGCCAGTGCCGCGGCCGCGTCGAGGTTCCGCCCGGCGAGCAGCACCTGCTTGGCGATCGACTCGCCGACCAGCTCGGGCAGCCGCCAGCAGGCCCCGGCCGCGGCGAGGATGCCGAGCCCCGGCTCGGGGTTGCCGAAGACGGCGTCCGGACCGGCGATGCGCAGGTCGCAGGCGTACGAGAGTTCGGCGCCGCCACCCAGCGCCCAGCCGTCGACGGCGGCGAGCGTGGGCATGGGGAGCCTGCGAATCCGCTCGAACAGGCGGCTGTTGATGCCCTGGAGGGCTTCGTCGCGGCCGCGTCGCAGCAGTTCGGCGATGTCGGCGCCGCCCGCGAAGACCCGGCCGTGACCGGTGAGCAGCAGCAGCTTCGGATCGGCTTCCAGCAGACCGCACACCTCGTGCAGTTCGGCGATCATGCGGCCGCTGATGGCGTTGCGGGCGTCGGGCCGGTGCAGGGTGACGACGACCCGGTCTTCTCGCTCCTCGACGAGCAGCGTCTCGTAGGCGGTGCTCACACCCGCTCCACGAGCATGGCGACGCCCTGGCCGACGCCCACGCACAGCGTCGCAAGGCCCCGGCGGGCATCCTCGCGCTCCAGCCGGCCGAGCAGCGTCAGCAGGATGCGGGCACCGGAGCAGCCGAGGGGATGCCCCAGCGCGATGGCGCCACCGTCGGCGTTGACCCTCTCCTCGTCGAGCTTGAGACGGCGCATGACCGCCAGCGCCTGGGCGGCGAACGCCTCGTTCAGCTCGACCGCGTCCACGTCCCCGGCCTGCCATCCGGCACGGGCCAGGGCCTTCTGCGTGGCCGGGACCGGGCCGAGGCCCATGACGTGGGGCTGGACGCCGGCCGAGGCGGAGGTGACGATCCGTGCCCGTGGGGTGAGCCCGTACCGCTGCACCGCCTCGGCGCTCGCGACCACCAGCGCGGCGGCGCCGTCCGACAGCGGCGAGGAGGAACCGGCGGTGACGATGCCGTCCTTGCGGAAGATGGTCCTCAGAGCACCGAGCTTCTCCAGCGTCGTGCCGGGGCGCGGCCCCTCGTCGCGGGTGACCTCGCCGTCCTTCACCGGGACCGGCACGATCTCGCGGTCGAAGCGTCCCGCTTCCTGTGCCGCCACGGCCCGCCGGTGACTTCGCAGGGCGAACGCGTCGGACTCGATGCGGGTGATGCCGTCCAGGGCCGCGACCTCCTCGGCCGTCTCCCCCATCGACAGGGTGACCTTGCCCGTCTCCAGACCCGTCCCCGCGGGCACTGCCCCGTCGGCGGCGGTGAAGCGCGGGTTGGTGAAGCGCCAGCCCAGCGAGGTGTCGTGTACCTCCCCCGGCTTGGCCCAGGGGGTGCCGGGCTTGGCCATCACCCAGGGCGCGCGGGTCATGGACTCCGCCCCGCCCGCGACCACCACGTCCGCCTCCCCGGACCGGATCGCCTGGGCGGCGCTCGCGACCGCCGTCAGGCCGGACGCGCAGAGCCGGTTGACCGTGTAGCCGGGGACGGTGTGCGGCAGCCCCGCCAGCAGCACGGCCATGCGCGCCACGTCCCGGTTGTCCTCGCCGGCCTGGTTGGCCGCCCCGAGGATCACTTCGTCCACGGCCTCGGACGGGATCCCCGCGCGGCGCACGGCCTCGCCCACCACCAGGGCGGCCAGGTCGTCGGGACGCACGGAGGCCAGTGCGCCACCGTAGCGGCCTTGCGGGGTGCGGGCCCCGTCGATCAGGAAGACGTCGTCAGGCATGGGTGGACTCCTCAGCGGGAACGGGCCGGCGCGACTGCAGCGTCGCGAAGCGGCCGGTGACGAAGGCGGGGTCGGACAGGGTGGCGCTGGCCGCCGGATTGGCGGCGCTGCCGTGGAAGTCGCTGAAGGCGGCGGACTGGTTGACGAAGACCCCGCCGGTCAGGTTCTCCGACAGGTGCACACCGGCGTCCAGGGCGGCCGACTCGGCGGCGGCCAGCACGTCTTCGCTCGTGGAGTGGACGGCGGCGGTCAGCGCGCCGTGTTCCCGCACGGTTTCCCTGAAGACCGAGAGGCTGTGCTCGGTGGAATCGGTGCCGATGACGAAGGAGACGGGCCCGAACCACTCACTGGTGTAGGTCTCCCGGTCGGCAGTGGCATCCAGCCGCGCCACCAACGGCGTACGGACGACCGCCTCCGGGTACTCCGGATGCTCGACCGCCGCCGACGCGCGCACCGTACGGCCGAGGCCGGCGGCCCGCTCCAGGCGCTCACGCACACTGTCGTTGACGACGGCGCCCAGGGTGCCGGCCGCGCGGGCCGGGTCGCCGAGCAGCCGGTCAAGGGCGGCGCCGAGGTCGGCGGCGAACTCGTCG includes these proteins:
- a CDS encoding enoyl-CoA hydratase/isomerase family protein; the protein is MSTAYETLLVEEREDRVVVTLHRPDARNAISGRMIAELHEVCGLLEADPKLLLLTGHGRVFAGGADIAELLRRGRDEALQGINSRLFERIRRLPMPTLAAVDGWALGGGAELSYACDLRIAGPDAVFGNPEPGLGILAAAGACWRLPELVGESIAKQVLLAGRNLDAAAALAAGLVIDVVPADKLLAEAHALLDRMARSSATALRLTKLVVDSPGAHPVADDLAQAVLFEGQDKKDRMTRFLEKRSRA
- a CDS encoding 3-hydroxyacyl-CoA dehydrogenase family protein — encoded protein: MTSAPAVVGVIGGGRMGAGIALSFATAGSAVTVVESGEQAATAALDRVATGLKRAAERGALAEPTEEVLARVTTVRSVDALPSHADLVVEAVPEDAALKARLLAAAEQAVSPGTVLASNTSSLSVTDLAAALTRPDRFLGMHFFNPVPASELVEIVVAPGTGADTVEAALGWTRCLGKKDVVVKDSPGFASSRLGLALGLEAIRMVEEGVAEPDAIDDAMRLGYKHPMGPLRLTDLVGLDVRLAIAEHLHATLGERFAPPRLLREKVARGELGRKTGKGFYTWE
- the paaB gene encoding 1,2-phenylacetyl-CoA epoxidase subunit PaaB, with amino-acid sequence MTTERNDWPLYEVFVRGKRGLNHVHVGSLHAADDRMALTHARDLYTRRNEGVSVWAVRSDHIAASTRDEKDPFFAPSADKVYRHPTFYDIPDDVPHI
- the paaD gene encoding 1,2-phenylacetyl-CoA epoxidase subunit PaaD; the encoded protein is MVTVLTDVRRARHIAECVPDPELPMLTLADLGVLRGVEVGEDGTVVVSLTPTYSGCPAMAEMRAEVAARLTAAGYAHVRVRTVLDPPWTTDWITPSGRRTLAEHGIAPPGPAPRTAPGPVPLTLSPTRPAVPCPRCGSGDTEETSRFGATSCKALWRCRACREPFEYVKEI
- a CDS encoding transposase codes for the protein MQAAALEATLHACNEAATAAHVAFEEKAAKPPALRKHTYQQIKTRWNLGAQAAQHAIKKTCDAYTTLRANLRNGNYGKPGSKRYERAAGKPVTFRADAAQPYDDRMLSWQHKQRTVSIWTTAGRMKNVAFTGEPGQLAVVAAHRKGESDLLCRGGQWYLLVTCDIAEAEGNAHPVGFVGVDLGIVNIATTSTGKRHSGRRLNRRREADRELRTKLQQQNTKSAKRRARKHAGKEKRRARDINHKISKRIVVEANGGTSRASEAERGGAPVAESPWKT
- a CDS encoding NIPSNAP family protein codes for the protein MITVHLKYEIDPDKLEDFEEYGRRWVRLVDRFGGTHHGYFLPSEGDSDIAYALFSFPSLAAYEQYRTDSMSDPECREAFELARETRCIRRYERRFLRPLDGVS
- a CDS encoding acetyl-CoA C-acyltransferase → MPDDVFLIDGARTPQGRYGGALASVRPDDLAALVVGEAVRRAGIPSEAVDEVILGAANQAGEDNRDVARMAVLLAGLPHTVPGYTVNRLCASGLTAVASAAQAIRSGEADVVVAGGAESMTRAPWVMAKPGTPWAKPGEVHDTSLGWRFTNPRFTAADGAVPAGTGLETGKVTLSMGETAEEVAALDGITRIESDAFALRSHRRAVAAQEAGRFDREIVPVPVKDGEVTRDEGPRPGTTLEKLGALRTIFRKDGIVTAGSSSPLSDGAAALVVASAEAVQRYGLTPRARIVTSASAGVQPHVMGLGPVPATQKALARAGWQAGDVDAVELNEAFAAQALAVMRRLKLDEERVNADGGAIALGHPLGCSGARILLTLLGRLEREDARRGLATLCVGVGQGVAMLVERV
- a CDS encoding enoyl-CoA hydratase/isomerase family protein; protein product: MSATSRPPADETRPGVGYTLDGGVAVIELRRPSAGNALDVSLRAGLIAAVRRVRGEGDVVRAVLLTAEGRHFCVGQDLKEHARALESAPASAFAIVRDEYNPLVEELHALPQPVVAAVEGACVGAGLGLALCADMRVAGAGARFSTAFTGIGLAADSGLSGALAQAVGPSRAAALMLLGDRFDAAAAQQWGLVHSVVPDGGAAAEGLALAQRLAAGPTAAYAEVKALLRSNGAPLPVVLEREAATQERLGTTEDHRAAVRAFLEGRQPSFTGH
- the paaC gene encoding 1,2-phenylacetyl-CoA epoxidase subunit PaaC — protein: MSDDHVHSILAEGHEDDTRWAYGTGFEHPLYGVDSAVPDGIDTGELAAVCVALADDALVLAQRLAEWTTRAPELEEEVALANIGLDLLGQARLLYSRAGQVDGTGRDEDAYAYFRDADDFRNVRLAELPGGDFAFCVARLLVLSAWRLAHFERLTASDDPVLAAIAAKGVKELTYHRQYAAEWVVRLGDGTAESHRRMRDALEQVAPYLDELFTAYDVRDEVGAVLEQVTKAAAVPLPVYRPLPGAGRDGEHTEHLAPLLAELQSVARAHPEAAW
- the paaA gene encoding 1,2-phenylacetyl-CoA epoxidase subunit PaaA translates to MTASHVNVSAAGCAGPELQEHFDATIARDQRIEPRDWMPDGYRRTLIRQIAQHAHSEIIGMQPEGEWITKAPSLRRKAILFAKVQDEAGHGLYLYSAAETLGADRADLTNRLIEGRQKYSSIFNYPTLSFADVGVIGWFVDGAAICNQVPLCRSSYGPYARSMVRICKEESFHQRQGYELLMTMMRGTDAQREMVQDAVNRWWWPSLMMFGPPDDNSPNSAQSMAWKIKRHSNDELRQRFVDMTVPQAEKLGVTLPDPELRWNEERGHHDFGTPDWAELTRVISGDGPCNAERVARRRTAHEEGAWVREAAIAHAAKQAARTEKGAVA
- a CDS encoding enoyl-CoA hydratase/isomerase family protein, with translation MSVHLEVAEGVGTIRLDRPPMNALDIATQDRLGELAAEVTERDDVRAVILYGGEKVFAAGADIKEMQLLDHAGMVRRSRPLQEAFTAVARIPKPVVAAITGYALGGGCELALCADYRIAADNSRLGQPEILLGLIPGAGGTQRLSRLVGPSKAKDLVFTGRMVKADEALRIGLVDLVVPAAEVYEQAHAWAARLARGPALALRAAKESIDQGLEADIDTGLTIERNWFAGLFATEDRERGMRSFVEEGPGRATFLSTTRR
- a CDS encoding zinc ribbon domain-containing protein — protein: MRKPQRVTLHSWSFHQLDAFIAYKAKRAGVPVVYVDPAYTSRECSRCHHIEKANRPSQAVFVCRSCGFAEHADRNASHNISHRGWCAWVRGAESQAPALTLIA
- the paaE gene encoding 1,2-phenylacetyl-CoA epoxidase subunit PaaE; translated protein: MEDLLPPGTSAPTSVRRRRPAFHHLRVTAVQRLCADAVAVGFDIPAHLAEEFAFTPGQSLTLRREVDGRDERRTYSICSPVGARPRIGVREVPGGLFSSWLVHDVRPGDTLEVMAPTGAFTPDLTAPGHHVLVAAGSGITPMLSIAESVLAADDRSRVTLLYGNRRTGSVMFADELADLKDLHAGRFQLAHVLSREPREAEVLSGRLDADRLSALIGGLVDVSAADHWWLCGPHGMVRDAQRVLAGLGVPDTRVHQELFYADDAPVRQTRRHEEAAAEGPVSQVTITLDGRSTTAALPRAATVLDGAQKMRPDLPFACKGGVCGTCRALVTEGEADMRRNFALEAAEVEAGYVLTCQTFPVSKTLTVDFDS